A single window of Nicotiana sylvestris chromosome 5, ASM39365v2, whole genome shotgun sequence DNA harbors:
- the LOC138868366 gene encoding uncharacterized protein: MAPYEALYGRRCRSPVGWFEVDETKLYGPDLIHQAIEKVKVIQERLRTTQSRKKSYSDVRRRDLEFEVTEDLSYEEVPVAILDRQVHKLRTKNVASIKVLWRNKNMEEITWEAEEEMKSKYPYLFQNEDNKDVGGTHDTLEGEMAL, from the exons atggccccatacgaggcactatatgggagaagatgtagatcaccagttggatggttcgaagtcgatGAAAcaaaattatatgggccagatttgattcaccaagctattgagaaggtgaaagtgatacaggagcgattgaggacgacACAAAGCAGGaaaaaatcttattccgatgtccgacgtcgtgatctggagtttgag gttacagaggacctatcatatgaagaagtgccagtggctatattagatcgacaagttcaCAAGTTGAGAACAAAaaatgtagcttccatcaaagtattgtggaggaacaagaatatggaagaaataacatgggaagcagaagaggagatgaagtctaaatacccgtacctattccagaatgaagataataAGGATgttggtggaacacatgatacattggaaggtgaaatggctctatga